The following proteins are co-located in the Desulfobulbaceae bacterium genome:
- a CDS encoding radical SAM protein has protein sequence MLKVSELFFSIQGESTFAGLPCVFIRLHGCNLRCHYCDARYTYEESGAEKSLDEIINFVDQYPGALVEITGGEPLLQPACVDLATVLIKSGRTVLIETNGSLDISHLPSGVIKIIDLKCPDSGMCQQVAWDNLDKLGPLDEVKFVLSSRTDYDWALETINKYTSLSTRASGRVLFSPVLGLLDPAQLVEWMLKDQPPARLQLQLHKQLWPDCNRGV, from the coding sequence ATCCTCAAGGTTTCAGAGCTGTTTTTCAGCATCCAGGGCGAATCGACCTTTGCTGGCTTGCCATGTGTATTCATCCGCCTGCATGGCTGTAACCTGCGATGTCATTATTGTGATGCCCGCTACACGTACGAGGAGAGTGGTGCAGAAAAATCGCTGGATGAAATTATCAATTTTGTGGATCAATACCCCGGTGCACTTGTTGAGATCACCGGCGGCGAACCACTTCTACAGCCAGCTTGTGTCGATCTGGCCACAGTTCTGATTAAATCAGGCCGAACTGTTCTCATTGAAACAAACGGTTCGCTGGATATCTCCCACCTGCCCTCTGGTGTCATTAAAATTATCGATCTTAAATGCCCTGACTCCGGAATGTGCCAGCAGGTTGCCTGGGACAATCTCGACAAATTAGGCCCTTTAGATGAAGTGAAGTTTGTCTTAAGTTCACGTACTGATTATGACTGGGCCCTTGAGACTATAAACAAGTATACCTCATTATCGACAAGAGCTTCTGGCAGAGTGCTTTTTTCACCAGTTCTGGGTCTGCTGGATCCTGCACAACTCGTAGAATGGATGCTCAAAGATCAACCTCCCGCCAGATTACAGCTTCAACTCCATAAACAACTTTGGCCAGACTGTAACCGCGGGGTATAA